A window of the Chiloscyllium plagiosum isolate BGI_BamShark_2017 chromosome 13, ASM401019v2, whole genome shotgun sequence genome harbors these coding sequences:
- the LOC122555648 gene encoding extracellular calcium-sensing receptor-like: MQTMIFAIEEINRSKSLLPNITLGYVIYDDCSISAIASKAALALVNGEQELIEHPECKGSSNVAAIIGCTISTSSIAAARVVGTFGIPMISYFSTCSCLSDKQEYPTFFRTIPSDKYQSKILAELVKTFGWNWIGTVKSNTDYGNFGMRTFIEEAQKLGVCIAYTESFHRTDPARKIKNIVQVMKEATTKVVVGFLQGGDMRVLIKEIWRQNVTGIQWIGSEGWIREDIFSHEESGRFLAGTIGLTTSRTEISGLRDYLIKVHPSRFPDNTFVKTFWETLFSCSLMKDDATKNESSPFQVQPCTGNEHLDGLENAYLPAIMDGSSYHVYKAVYAVAHALDDMLSCEEGNGPFMNNACAHISSFEPWQLLHYLHSINFTAHTGEIVYFDEKGDPVPTYDLVNLQMNLEDRLEIIKIGYYEGSAPEGQEVVLNVRDIVWSSIGKQIPRALCSEPCPAGTRKVSRKGQPICCFDCAECADGEIGNTTDSTDCVKCPLEYWSNQQKDYCVPKKIEFLSFQEVLGCVLGGFALVGVCLSLCATTVFFRYRETPLIRANNSELSFLLLFALTLCFLCSLTFIGKPTGWSCMLRRTAFAIVFVLCISCILGKTVLVVIAFKATLPNNNLMNWFGPMQQRLGVFILTFLQGLICTIWLIVSPPSPVKNMTYYRDIIILECDVGSLKAFYFVSSYIGLLCTVCFLLAFLARKLPDNFNDAKYITFSMLIFCAVWITFIPAYVSSPGKYTVAVEVFAIWASSFGLLVCIFAPKCYIILLKPENNTKKNMMSKGSSF; this comes from the exons ATGCAGACCATGATATTTGCTATTGAAGAAATAAATCGAAGCAAATCTCTACTTCCGAATATCACTTTGGGATATGTGATCTACGATGACTGCTCGATCTCCGCGATAGCGTCGAAAGCAGCGCTGGCTTTGGTGAATGGAGAGCAAGAATTAATTGAGCACCCTGAATgtaaaggttcctcaaatgtggCAGCAATTATTGGCTGTACTATATCCACGTCCTCCATTGCAGCCGCAAGGGTCGTTGGAACGTTTGGAATTCCAATG ATTAGTTATTTCTCCACTTGTTCCTGTCTGAGCGATAAACAAGAATACCCGACTTTCTTCAGAACGATACCAAGCGACAAATATCAGTCCAAAATTCTTGCGGAGCTCGTGAAAACCTTTGGTTGGAATTGGATTGGGACTGTTAAGAGCAACACAGATTATGGGAATTTTGGTATGAGGACATTTATCGAGGAGGCCCAAAAACTTGGGGTTTGCATCGCGTATACTGAATCGTTTCACAGAACCGATCCCGCCAGGAAAATCAAGAACATCGTGCAGGTAATGAAAGAGGCGACCACAAAGGTGGTTGTTGGATTTTTGCAAGGTGGAGATATGCGAGTGTTAATTAAGGAGATTTGGCGCCAAAATGTAACAGGGATACAATGGATTGGAAGTGAAGGGTGGATTCGAGAAGATATATTCTCACACGAAGAAAGTGGAAGGTTTCTTGCTGGGACCATTGGTCTAACAACCAGTAGGACAGAAATATCCGGTCTCAGAGACTACCTTATAAAAGTCCATCCCTCTAGGTTTCCTGACAATACTTTTGTGAAAACGTTTTGGGAGACTCTATTCTCGTGCTCTTTAATGAAGGACGATGCGACAAAGAATGAAAGTTCTCCATTTCAAGTCCAGCCATGTACAGGGAATGAACATTTAGATGGGTTAGAAAATGCTTACCTTCCAGCGATAATGGACGGAAGTTCCTACCATGTGTACAAAGCCGTTTATGCTGTCGCTCATGCACTTGACGATATGTTGTCTTGTGAAGAAGGCAATGGCCCATTTATGAATAATGCTTGTGCtcacatttccagctttgaaCCCTGGCAG CTGCTGCACTATCTACACTCAATAAATTTCACTGCTCACACTGGGGAAATCGTGTATTTTGACGAAAAAGGTGATCCAGTCCCAACGTATGAtttagtaaatttacaaatgaatttGGAAGATAGACTTGAAATTATAAAAATTGGATATTATGAAGGTTCAGCACCGGAGGGACAAGAAGTTGTTCTAAATGTGAGAGATATCGTGTGGAGCTCCATTGGAAAGCAG ATTCCACGTGCCCTTTGCTCAGAACCTTGCCCAGCCGGCACAAGAAAGGTCAGCAGGAAAGGTCAGCCAATATGTTGTTTTGACTGCGCAGAGTGCGCCGATGGTGAGATTGGCAATACCACAG ATTCCACCGACTGCGTGAAGTGCCCTTTGGAATATTGGTCCAATCAACAAAAAGATTATTGTGTTCCCAAAAAGATTGAGTTTCTTTCCTTCCAAGAGGTTCTGGGTTGCGTCTTAGGGGGGTTTGCTTTAGTGGGAGTATGTCTTTCATTGTGTGCAACTACTGTATTCTTCCGGTATCGTGAAACTCCTCTTATTCGAGCCAACAATTCGGAGCTGAGCTTCCTCCTTCTCTTTGCCCTAACGCTTTGCTTCCTGTGctcacttaccttcattggaaaACCGACCGGATGGTCCTGCATGTTGCGGCGAACTGCGTTTGCAATTGTATTTGTTCTCTGTATTTCCTGCATTTTGGGCAAAACGGTTCTTGTTGTGATCGCTTTTAAAGCAACTCTTCCCAACAATAACTTAATGAACTGGTTTGGACCCATGCAGCAACGGTTAGGCGTGTTCATTCTTACATTTCTTCAAGGCTTAATTTGCACGATCTGGCTCATTGTATCACCTccctctccagtgaaaaacatgaCGTATTATAGAGATATCATTATTTTGGAATGTGACGTGGGTTCTTTAAAAGCCTTTTATTTTGTGTCCAGCTATATTGGTCTTCTCTGCACTGTGTGCTTCCTGCTAGCTTTTCTTGCCCGGAAACTTCCAGATAATTTCAATGACGCGAAGTATATAACTTTCAGTATGCTGATCTTCTGTGCTGTTTGGATCACTTTTATTCCGGCTTATGTCAGCTCTCCTGGAAAGTACACGGTGGCTGTCGAAGTGTTTGCCATTTGGGCGTCAAGCTTTGGGTTGCTTGTCTGCATTTTTGCTCCAAAATGTTATATTATTTTACTGAAACCGGAGAATAACACAAAGAAAAACATGATGAGCAAAGGATCTTCATTCTAG